The genomic stretch AGCAGACGAGCCGCAGAGCTTCCCGAAGACCCCCTGGGCACTCGACCTGACGATGCAGGACTTCCCGTATCCGCGCGACTTCCACGGCCAGTGGTTCTGGGAGAGCGGTTTCCACAAAGATCCGCTGAATGACCTCGAAGCAATCCGCGACTGGAACTTCCGGGCTGTTTACGGAGCCTGGAACGCGATGAAGAACAAGGATGGAGCCGAGAAACACAAGAATGCCCGTCTCACCTGGATGGCCTTCATTGGTGGTCCTCGCGAATCGCGACGCATCATGGGAGATCTGGTGCTCACCCAGGAAGACATCATTAACAAGAAGCAGTTCCCGGATGGCATGGTGCCGAGTACGTGGTCGATCGACCTGCACTATCCCAAGCGGCAATACATGCGCAAGTATCCGGACAACCCGTTTATCAGTGTGGCTGAACATGGCGCGGGAGTGGACCGTCGCTACGGCTATCCGATTCCTTACCGCTGCTTCTATTCCAAGGATGTGCCCAACCTGTTCATGGCCGGACGCAACATCAGCGTCACGCACGAAGCGCTCGGCACGACGCGCGTGATGCGAACCTGCGGCATGATGGGCGAAGTCGTCGGCAAAGCCGCCTCGATCTGCATCAAATTCGGCTGTAGCCCCCGGGACGTTTACACGTCCTACTTGGAACAGCTGAAAGAATTGGCTCGCCTGCCGGGTGTAATGCGTCGCGACGATGTTGACGGCGAGTTCTACAAACGGGAAGGCGATTCGACGCCGCCGAAAGAGTACGACTACGTCTCGGCTTCATCGCTCGACGGCGTTGTCGTCGATGACCAGCAGGCCCAGACGACCGGTTCCTGGACAGCCGGGACCGGACTGAAACCGCTGGTCGAGGAGTCGTACCGCTACGGCCGCGGCGGCACGGCGACCTTCACATTCCAGGTGCCGGAAGATGGTCAGTATGAAGTCCGCTTCGCCACGGGAGCCCACGAGAACCGGGCTTCCAGCGTGCCGATCTCGGTTTCGCATTCCGAAGGCACGGCGAATAAGACGATCAACCAGCAGAAGCCGGGCGACATCAAGCCGCACTTCGTTTCCCTGGGAACCTACACGTTCAAGTCGAAGACGCCTTACGAGGTCCACGTCGACGGGACCGACGTGGATGGCAACGTGCACATCGACGCCGTCTGGGTTGCCAGGACTGAGTAGACGATTGAGAATGAGAACCCAAAGCCCGGGAGTCAAACCCCCGGGCTTTTTTCCTGCGCTGTCAAAAAGGTCCACACCGACTGGCGACGCCAATTGGGGGTGGGTTGTTAGGCACTAGGCACTAGGCGTTAGGACACCGCGTAGTCCCGGTTGCTCCGCTACCGGGGTGGAGAAGGTTGGCAAGCGGTTTCACTTAAATCGCGGTGCAGCGGATCGGACGGCATCAGTTCCGCGATCTGGGCGGCGCAGCCGTCGGAGGATGCCGTTTGGCAGAGATCAGTGATCTGAGGTCCGCAGCTTTATAACGTCCCTGGTTCAATGACTCACAGCGTCCAATCCCGTGCTCCTACGGCTGCGCCGCCCCGAAAGAATCTTTCGGGGCCACCCTGTTGGGGGGCACTACCCAGTTTGCAACGACTCTTCCGGCCGACGGCTTCTGTTTTCTCAAAAGCCGCCGTAGCGTTCCTGCAGGTCGCGGAAGTTGAAGAAGCCGAGGATGCCGAACATGATGGCGATGTAGCGGTCGCCAAGCTGAAAAGCGAAGACGGCGATTGCTGCGCCGACCACGACGCCGATGCGCAGTGCCCAGCGTTCGCCGTCGCCGCGTCGGAACATGCGGATAAAATCGCGGCAGATCTGTCCGCCATCGAGAGGCAGCACCGGCAGCAGGTTGACGAGCCCCCACCAGAGGTTAATCCACTGCAGTGACACGATTGCGAAACCGAGCTGCGGAGAGACTCTCGTTTCGGTCATCGCGAGGACGATCTCAACAGCGATGATGACGCCGAAGAAGATGAATCCTGCCAACGGCCCGGCGAAGGAGACCGCAATCGATTTCCAGAGGGAGAACTGC from Rubinisphaera margarita encodes the following:
- a CDS encoding FAD-dependent oxidoreductase gives rise to the protein MSRHLLTLSTVLGLCLAATTPSAQAESLLVETESFDAHNGWELDTQFIEIMGSPYLLAHGLGRPVEDATTTVKFPKPGTYHVFVRTKDWVARWDAPGEPPGQFQVLVNDKALEPTFGTKSAEWFWQPGGTVEIEKPETRIALHDLTGFDGRCDAIYFTTDANEKPPEASKILGSWRKQQLGLSEEPTETGPFDLVVVGGGYSGLGAAISAARMGIKVALIQNRPVLGGNGSSEVRVWAQGLVRRGEFPHIGEIVDEISDQATKSPGTYEEFEDEKKERIVRAEPNITLFLNHHAYKVDMDDEKIEAVYAFDTRTSEVRRFTAPLFVDCTGHGTIGALAEAEYEIHDGVRMGMSNMWAWEEADEPQSFPKTPWALDLTMQDFPYPRDFHGQWFWESGFHKDPLNDLEAIRDWNFRAVYGAWNAMKNKDGAEKHKNARLTWMAFIGGPRESRRIMGDLVLTQEDIINKKQFPDGMVPSTWSIDLHYPKRQYMRKYPDNPFISVAEHGAGVDRRYGYPIPYRCFYSKDVPNLFMAGRNISVTHEALGTTRVMRTCGMMGEVVGKAASICIKFGCSPRDVYTSYLEQLKELARLPGVMRRDDVDGEFYKREGDSTPPKEYDYVSASSLDGVVVDDQQAQTTGSWTAGTGLKPLVEESYRYGRGGTATFTFQVPEDGQYEVRFATGAHENRASSVPISVSHSEGTANKTINQQKPGDIKPHFVSLGTYTFKSKTPYEVHVDGTDVDGNVHIDAVWVARTE
- a CDS encoding site-2 protease family protein codes for the protein MFGHVTQTPYDIEFSLLGIPVRIHPFFWLISLLFGWGLGQADLIVIWMLCVFVSILIHEMGHALLTRALGYHPHIVLHQFGGYASFVPDSQFSLWKSIAVSFAGPLAGFIFFGVIIAVEIVLAMTETRVSPQLGFAIVSLQWINLWWGLVNLLPVLPLDGGQICRDFIRMFRRGDGERWALRIGVVVGAAIAVFAFQLGDRYIAIMFGILGFFNFRDLQERYGGF